A single genomic interval of Mycolicibacterium sp. MU0053 harbors:
- a CDS encoding MarR family winged helix-turn-helix transcriptional regulator, which produces MWRAYLESTRLLLRALDHQLEVDAGISFADYEVLGLLSEAPQRRLRMSEIAEAAVTTRSGVTRAVNRLADAGWLRRVPCPDDGRGLFAELTEAGLAKLRSAAPGHVAMVRRNVFELISPRDVRLFTHTYAEIRAHLLDAHDRE; this is translated from the coding sequence ATGTGGCGTGCCTATCTCGAGAGCACTCGGCTGCTGTTGCGGGCATTGGACCATCAGCTGGAGGTCGACGCCGGGATCTCATTCGCCGACTACGAGGTGCTGGGACTGCTGTCGGAGGCGCCGCAGCGGCGGTTGCGTATGAGCGAGATCGCCGAGGCCGCGGTGACGACACGCAGCGGGGTGACTCGCGCGGTGAACAGGCTCGCGGACGCCGGGTGGCTGCGCCGGGTCCCGTGTCCGGACGACGGCCGGGGCCTGTTCGCGGAACTCACCGAAGCCGGGCTCGCAAAATTGCGGTCGGCCGCGCCGGGGCACGTGGCGATGGTGCGGCGCAACGTCTTCGAACTGATCAGCCCCCGTGATGTCAGGTTGTTCACGCACACCTATGCCGAGATCCGCGCCCACCTGCTCGACGCCCATGACCGTGAGTAA
- a CDS encoding ABC transporter ATP-binding protein: MTNSARTIEIEGLSKSFGKTRAIDGLDMSVAPGEIAGFLGPNGAGKSTTIRVLLGLLRSDAGTVRVLGGDPWRDAVDLHRRLAYVPGDVTLWPNLTGMQAIDFLIGLRGDSDSGTRRRDELIDRFELDPHKKARAYSKGNRQKVAIVAAFSVPADLYILDEPTSGLDPLMEKAFQRCVREVADDGAAVLLSSHILAEVEKLCDTVTIIRSGRAVRSGTLAELRHLMRTTVTARTRGDAAALRQSSGIHELTVTDGVLRFSVDRADLDHAMEQLVGLGITDLTVTPASLEDLFLREYQGTGR; encoded by the coding sequence ATGACAAACTCAGCGCGCACCATCGAAATCGAAGGCCTGTCGAAGAGTTTCGGGAAGACCAGGGCGATCGACGGACTCGACATGTCGGTCGCCCCGGGCGAGATCGCCGGCTTTCTCGGCCCGAACGGAGCGGGAAAGTCCACCACCATCCGGGTGCTCCTGGGCCTGCTGCGCAGTGACGCCGGGACCGTGCGGGTGCTCGGCGGCGACCCGTGGCGCGACGCCGTCGACCTGCATCGGCGGCTCGCCTACGTGCCCGGCGATGTGACGTTGTGGCCCAACCTGACCGGTATGCAGGCCATCGACTTTCTCATCGGCCTGCGCGGGGACTCCGACAGTGGCACCCGCCGTCGGGACGAGTTGATCGACCGATTCGAACTCGACCCGCACAAGAAGGCCCGCGCGTATTCGAAGGGCAATCGCCAGAAGGTGGCCATCGTGGCGGCGTTCAGCGTGCCGGCCGACCTGTACATCCTGGACGAGCCGACTTCCGGCCTGGACCCACTGATGGAAAAGGCCTTCCAGCGCTGCGTCCGAGAAGTTGCCGACGACGGCGCGGCGGTGCTGCTTTCCAGCCACATTCTGGCCGAGGTCGAAAAGCTCTGTGACACCGTCACGATCATCCGGTCCGGCCGAGCCGTGCGGTCGGGGACACTCGCCGAACTGCGCCACCTGATGCGTACCACGGTGACCGCCCGAACCCGCGGTGATGCCGCCGCATTGCGACAGTCCTCGGGTATCCACGAGCTCACCGTCACCGATGGCGTGCTCCGATTCAGCGTGGACCGCGCAGACCTCGATCACGCCATGGAACAGCTTGTCGGCCTGGGCATCACGGACCTGACGGTGACACCGGCCTCGCTCGAGGATCTGTTCCTGCGCGAATACCAGGGGACCGGCCGATGA
- the rseA gene encoding anti-sigma E factor RseA translates to MVERGHLFRRAFSWLPAQFASQSDTPVGAPRQFGSTEHLSTEAIAAYVDGELRMNAHLRAAHHLSLCAQCAAEIEAQQQTRAALRESSCPISMPSSLFSALSQIPHAPLTPPDDAAGPLSEQLADDRARGRRRRR, encoded by the coding sequence ATGGTCGAGCGTGGACACCTGTTCCGCCGCGCCTTCTCATGGCTGCCCGCCCAGTTCGCCTCGCAGAGCGATACGCCCGTCGGGGCGCCGCGGCAGTTTGGCTCCACCGAACACCTGTCCACCGAGGCCATCGCCGCCTACGTCGACGGCGAGTTGCGGATGAACGCCCACCTGCGCGCCGCGCATCACCTGTCGTTGTGCGCTCAGTGCGCCGCCGAGATCGAGGCGCAGCAGCAGACCCGCGCGGCCCTGCGTGAGTCGTCGTGTCCCATCAGCATGCCGAGTTCACTGTTTTCGGCGCTGTCGCAGATCCCCCACGCGCCGCTGACACCGCCCGATGACGCCGCGGGCCCACTGAGCGAGCAGTTAGCGGATGACCGCGCCCGCGGCCGGCGTCGTCGCCGGTAG
- a CDS encoding methyltransferase family protein, producing the protein MSTYLRVAVYTVLGFVLFGVLLFWPAGTFDYWQAWAVLAIMLLLSIPYTLYLAIRRPDVLQRRLRSGPVAESRGTQKLAVGLLQVFFLAMMVVSAFDHRFGWSHVPFWLCVVGIALTALGYGLAILVVVQNSWAAATIAVEAGQELVSTGLYGVVRHPMYTGALIMLAGMPLGLGSYWGLLPGLIAAVALILRILDEEKMLVQDLAGYPDYRRRVPYRLVPYLW; encoded by the coding sequence ATCAGCACCTATCTACGCGTGGCGGTGTACACCGTCCTCGGTTTCGTCCTGTTCGGCGTCCTCTTATTCTGGCCCGCAGGAACCTTCGACTACTGGCAAGCATGGGCCGTGTTGGCGATCATGCTGCTGCTGTCGATCCCCTACACCCTGTATCTGGCCATCAGGCGTCCTGACGTCCTGCAGCGTCGCCTCCGTTCCGGCCCAGTGGCAGAATCGCGCGGGACCCAGAAACTCGCGGTGGGACTGCTGCAAGTGTTCTTTCTGGCAATGATGGTGGTCAGCGCGTTCGACCACCGGTTCGGTTGGTCGCACGTACCGTTCTGGTTGTGCGTCGTCGGGATCGCGTTGACCGCGTTGGGTTACGGCCTGGCGATCCTGGTGGTCGTCCAGAATAGTTGGGCCGCAGCGACTATCGCCGTGGAAGCCGGTCAGGAGCTGGTGAGTACCGGCCTGTACGGGGTGGTGCGCCATCCGATGTACACCGGTGCGCTGATCATGTTGGCGGGCATGCCGCTGGGGCTCGGATCCTATTGGGGCCTGCTGCCCGGACTGATCGCCGCGGTCGCGCTGATCCTGCGCATCCTCGACGAGGAGAAGATGCTCGTCCAAGACCTGGCCGGCTATCCCGATTATCGGAGGCGGGTGCCGTACCGGTTGGTGCCCTACCTGTGGTGA
- a CDS encoding DUF4126 domain-containing protein: MEQLLTGLGLSTAAGLNAYIPMLMLGLLARFTEVVSLPSGWSWLENGWVLTIVAVLLVVEVIADKVPALDSINDTVQTFVRPASGGIVFGSGTAAETAAVADPGGWAQSGQWVPVLIGVVVALTVSLTKTAVRPAANVATAGVAAPVLSTIEDVTSIGLVFIALLLPLLVLVILAALIWCGWRLWRRIRSRRERAPNT, from the coding sequence ATGGAGCAGTTGCTGACGGGCCTGGGGCTGTCCACCGCGGCGGGACTCAACGCCTACATCCCCATGCTGATGCTCGGACTGCTGGCGCGCTTCACCGAGGTGGTCAGCCTGCCTTCGGGCTGGTCGTGGCTCGAGAACGGCTGGGTCCTGACCATCGTGGCCGTGCTGTTGGTGGTGGAGGTCATCGCCGACAAGGTGCCGGCGCTGGACTCGATCAACGACACCGTCCAGACGTTCGTGCGGCCCGCCTCCGGCGGCATCGTGTTCGGCTCCGGCACCGCCGCCGAGACTGCTGCGGTGGCCGATCCCGGCGGATGGGCCCAGTCCGGGCAGTGGGTCCCGGTGCTGATCGGTGTCGTTGTGGCGCTGACTGTTTCACTGACGAAGACGGCGGTACGGCCGGCCGCCAACGTCGCGACCGCGGGGGTGGCGGCGCCCGTGCTGTCGACCATCGAGGATGTCACCAGCATCGGGCTGGTCTTCATCGCGCTGCTGCTTCCGCTGCTGGTACTGGTGATCCTGGCAGCGTTGATCTGGTGCGGGTGGCGACTGTGGCGTCGGATTCGCTCCCGGCGCGAGCGTGCGCCGAATACGTGA
- a CDS encoding O-methyltransferase, producing MASEDESSGATAPSRAEAMLAHAEGSISEDAVLAATRERSEDTGSGAVTPAVGALLSLLARLSGGKAVVEVGTGVGVSGLWLLAGMREAGVLTTIDVEPEHQRLAKQAFADGGIGPSRTRLIGGRAQDVLTRLADESYDLVFIDADPRDQPEFVVEGVRLLRSGGVIVVHRAALGGRAGDPAANDAEVTAVREAARLIAEDERLTPVLIPLGDGILAAARD from the coding sequence ATGGCCTCTGAAGACGAATCGAGCGGCGCGACGGCGCCCAGTCGCGCCGAGGCGATGCTGGCCCACGCCGAGGGCTCGATATCCGAGGATGCCGTGCTGGCCGCCACGCGCGAGCGCTCGGAGGACACCGGCAGCGGCGCGGTCACCCCGGCAGTTGGGGCGCTGCTGAGTCTGTTGGCGCGTCTGTCCGGCGGTAAAGCCGTGGTCGAGGTAGGCACCGGCGTCGGGGTCAGCGGCCTGTGGCTGTTGGCCGGTATGCGCGAGGCGGGCGTGCTGACCACCATCGACGTGGAACCGGAGCATCAGCGCCTGGCCAAGCAGGCGTTCGCCGACGGCGGGATCGGCCCGTCGCGAACCCGGCTGATCGGCGGCCGGGCCCAGGACGTGTTGACCCGGCTGGCCGACGAGTCCTATGACCTGGTGTTCATCGACGCCGATCCGCGTGATCAGCCCGAGTTCGTGGTCGAGGGGGTCCGGCTGCTGCGGTCCGGCGGCGTGATCGTGGTGCACCGCGCGGCGCTGGGCGGCCGGGCCGGCGATCCGGCTGCCAACGATGCGGAGGTCACGGCCGTGCGGGAGGCCGCCCGGTTGATCGCCGAGGACGAGCGGTTGACGCCGGTGTTGATCCCGCTGGGCGACGGCATCCTGGCCGCGGCCCGCGACTGA
- a CDS encoding TetR/AcrR family transcriptional regulator, whose protein sequence is MRSTEDLTTTARIRDAAIDQFGQHGFGVSVRTIATAAGVSPGLVIHHFGSKDGLRKACDDYVAAAIADAKTESVQSTDPAQWFTALDEVESFAPHMAYLARTLQGGGELAKTLWRRMIDNAEQYLAEGVRAGTIKGSRDPRARAQYLAIAGGGGFLLYLQMHDTPHDLRAVLRDYTRDMVVPALEVYTQGVLADATMYDAFVAHQRAAEPVAAANHDGSDIP, encoded by the coding sequence GTGCGTTCAACCGAGGATTTGACCACGACCGCACGGATCCGCGACGCGGCCATCGATCAGTTCGGCCAGCACGGGTTCGGGGTGAGCGTGCGGACCATCGCGACCGCCGCCGGCGTCAGCCCCGGCCTGGTGATCCATCACTTCGGTTCCAAGGACGGCCTGCGCAAGGCGTGTGACGACTACGTCGCCGCGGCCATCGCCGATGCCAAGACCGAATCGGTGCAATCCACCGATCCCGCCCAATGGTTCACCGCACTGGACGAAGTCGAATCCTTTGCACCGCACATGGCGTATCTGGCGCGCACCCTGCAGGGCGGCGGCGAACTGGCAAAGACGCTGTGGCGCAGGATGATCGACAACGCGGAGCAGTATCTGGCGGAGGGGGTGCGGGCCGGCACCATCAAGGGCAGCCGCGACCCGCGGGCCCGCGCACAGTATCTGGCGATCGCCGGCGGGGGCGGATTTCTGCTGTATCTGCAGATGCACGACACCCCACACGATCTGCGGGCGGTCCTGCGCGACTACACGCGCGACATGGTCGTGCCCGCGCTCGAGGTCTACACCCAAGGCGTGCTGGCCGACGCAACGATGTACGACGCCTTCGTCGCCCACCAACGGGCAGCCGAACCGGTGGCCGCCGCCAACCACGATGGATCGGATATTCCATGA
- a CDS encoding glutamate synthase-related protein: MTTAPESRSGVRVVALSELPDNAPFAVNTAGVDLVLIRRGADVSALYGRCAHRGALLADGHVDGDVVVCDVHGWRYDVETGVSPVNPAVALATFAAWVRDGAVYVDQSAIAEFARANGQSHDDDGYQGRWARPADTAEEPFNTGIHELAAHGLSKVGKHGPAAAMGVPRTELPCWDSIQLVTAQLARLPLLDEEPVSTETVIGPGARRPLVLDIPVFVSDMSFGALSEEAKTALAAGAELAGTGICSGEGGMLPEEQQQNSRYFYELASGRFGWSVEHLNKVQAFHFKGGQGAKTGTGGHLPGTKVVGKIAEVRGLAAGTAAISPARFPDWTSLSEYKDFAAQVRDISGGIPVGYKLSAQHIERDLDAALEIGVDYIILDGRGGGTGSAPTIFRDNISVPTIPALARARRHLDRSQSRITLAITGGLRTPADMVKALGLGADAIGIANSAIQAIGCVGMRACHTNTCPVGIATQDPRLRARLPVRQAAERLDRYLRSAVDLMVVLARACGHRRLADFTLEDLTTFDRDFAYLSGVPYAGVTPL; this comes from the coding sequence ATGACCACGGCGCCAGAATCGCGATCCGGCGTGCGGGTGGTGGCCCTGTCCGAGCTGCCCGATAACGCTCCGTTCGCGGTCAACACCGCGGGTGTGGACCTTGTGCTCATCCGGCGTGGTGCGGATGTCTCTGCGTTGTATGGCCGTTGTGCACACCGTGGTGCGCTGCTCGCGGATGGGCACGTAGACGGCGACGTGGTCGTCTGTGACGTGCATGGCTGGCGTTACGACGTCGAGACCGGTGTCTCACCGGTCAACCCCGCGGTGGCGTTGGCGACGTTTGCGGCCTGGGTCCGGGACGGGGCCGTCTATGTCGACCAATCCGCGATCGCCGAGTTCGCCCGGGCCAATGGGCAATCCCACGATGACGACGGTTACCAGGGCCGGTGGGCCAGGCCCGCCGACACGGCGGAAGAACCGTTCAACACCGGAATTCATGAGCTTGCCGCGCACGGACTGAGCAAGGTCGGAAAGCACGGTCCCGCAGCGGCGATGGGCGTGCCGCGCACCGAGCTGCCGTGCTGGGATTCGATCCAGCTGGTCACCGCGCAGCTGGCGCGGCTACCGCTGCTCGATGAGGAACCGGTCAGCACCGAGACAGTGATCGGACCGGGTGCCAGACGCCCGCTGGTGCTCGACATTCCGGTGTTCGTCAGCGATATGAGCTTCGGTGCGTTGTCCGAGGAGGCCAAGACTGCGCTGGCGGCCGGGGCCGAACTCGCCGGGACGGGGATCTGTTCCGGGGAGGGCGGCATGCTTCCCGAAGAACAGCAGCAGAATTCGAGGTACTTCTACGAACTTGCCTCCGGCCGGTTCGGGTGGAGCGTTGAGCATCTGAACAAGGTCCAGGCGTTTCATTTCAAAGGGGGCCAGGGCGCCAAAACGGGTACCGGCGGACATCTTCCCGGCACCAAGGTGGTGGGAAAGATCGCCGAAGTGCGGGGTTTGGCCGCGGGCACGGCGGCGATCTCGCCGGCCCGGTTCCCGGACTGGACCTCCCTGTCGGAGTACAAGGACTTCGCCGCGCAGGTCCGCGACATCTCGGGCGGGATCCCGGTCGGCTACAAACTCAGTGCCCAACACATCGAGCGCGACCTGGACGCCGCCCTCGAGATCGGCGTCGACTACATCATCCTCGACGGCCGCGGCGGCGGAACCGGTTCCGCGCCCACGATTTTCCGCGACAACATCTCGGTACCCACCATCCCGGCGTTGGCCCGGGCCCGCCGGCACCTGGACCGCAGTCAAAGCCGGATCACGCTGGCCATCACCGGTGGCCTCCGCACACCGGCGGACATGGTCAAAGCGCTGGGGCTGGGGGCCGACGCGATCGGCATCGCCAACAGCGCGATTCAGGCCATCGGCTGCGTCGGCATGCGGGCCTGCCACACCAACACCTGCCCGGTCGGCATCGCCACCCAAGATCCGCGCCTGCGCGCTCGCCTGCCGGTGCGACAGGCCGCCGAACGGTTGGACCGGTACCTGCGTTCGGCGGTGGACCTGATGGTGGTGCTCGCGCGGGCCTGCGGACACCGGCGCCTCGCCGATTTCACCCTCGAGGACCTGACGACGTTCGACCGCGACTTCGCCTACCTCAGCGGAGTCCCCTACGCAGGAGTGACGCCGCTGTGA
- a CDS encoding thiamine pyrophosphate-dependent enzyme yields the protein MSIVDNDHELDWHKAADPGELDEGQVAACPAGLKTVAVTKLDGRYGAIDNRCPHQGGPLGQGTLENAKIRCPWHGFDFDPFTGQAAGGPDFDVATYPVQVRDDGIYVGIPAPAPAPRTVSDVLIETMTNWGVDTVFGMVGHSNLGIAEALHRAESAGKLRYFGIRHEGAAAFAAAAYGKLTGRPAVCFGIAGPGSTNLLTGLYDAKADRAPVLALSGNVDSAVAGKGAFQDIDLLAAFADVAVYSEMVRAGSEHAELMTLALKHAILERGVAHLVVPDEVQIIEDPDQPPSGPEGRMPDLRVAPPAAALEQALDRIASATRPVIIVGAGAKFDMAAIVAFAERLRAPVLTTFKAKGQLCDEHPLACGALGRSGTPVASWMMNKADLLVVFGASFSNHTGISPYKPIVQVDTDPLALGRFNPVAVPVLGDVGVTASALTHQLRTHPDLVDQGPEVADRWSVWRTEKARRAAKHPDDRIAAATVFAELSHLVPANAVLTVDVGNHAYSFGRYFETKDQQSVLMSGYLGSIGFGFPAAMGAWAAGPDRPIIAVTGDGGFGQYLADFTTAVKYDMNITHILLNNGELGKITQEQRSSEYEVWQTSLHNPDFAAYARDCGAYGIQVSSPAELNTAIATALSHPGPALVEILTDARSS from the coding sequence GTGAGCATCGTCGACAACGACCACGAACTCGACTGGCACAAAGCCGCCGACCCGGGCGAACTCGACGAGGGCCAGGTCGCAGCGTGCCCGGCCGGGCTCAAGACGGTGGCGGTGACCAAGCTGGACGGCCGCTACGGCGCCATCGACAATCGCTGCCCGCACCAAGGCGGACCGCTGGGGCAGGGGACCCTCGAGAACGCCAAGATCCGTTGTCCGTGGCACGGTTTCGACTTCGACCCGTTCACCGGTCAAGCCGCCGGCGGACCAGATTTCGACGTCGCAACCTACCCGGTGCAAGTGCGCGACGACGGAATCTACGTCGGCATCCCGGCACCTGCGCCCGCGCCGCGCACCGTCAGCGACGTCTTGATCGAGACCATGACCAACTGGGGCGTCGACACGGTTTTCGGGATGGTCGGTCACTCCAACCTCGGCATCGCCGAGGCCTTGCACCGCGCCGAAAGTGCTGGAAAGCTACGCTATTTCGGCATCCGTCATGAAGGGGCCGCGGCGTTTGCGGCGGCGGCCTACGGAAAACTCACCGGCCGCCCCGCGGTCTGCTTCGGTATCGCGGGGCCGGGTTCGACGAATCTGCTGACCGGGCTCTATGACGCCAAGGCCGACCGCGCGCCGGTGCTGGCACTGTCCGGCAACGTCGATTCCGCGGTGGCCGGAAAAGGGGCGTTTCAGGATATCGACCTGCTGGCGGCGTTCGCCGATGTCGCGGTCTACTCCGAGATGGTGCGCGCCGGCTCCGAACACGCCGAACTGATGACCCTGGCGCTCAAACACGCGATCCTCGAACGCGGGGTCGCCCACCTTGTGGTGCCCGATGAAGTGCAGATCATCGAGGACCCGGATCAACCGCCGTCTGGCCCCGAGGGCCGGATGCCCGATCTGCGGGTCGCACCGCCCGCGGCGGCGCTGGAGCAAGCGCTCGACCGCATCGCATCGGCGACTCGCCCGGTGATCATCGTCGGAGCCGGCGCCAAGTTCGACATGGCGGCCATCGTCGCGTTCGCCGAGCGCCTGCGGGCGCCGGTGTTGACCACCTTCAAGGCCAAGGGCCAGCTCTGCGACGAGCATCCGCTGGCCTGCGGGGCGCTGGGCCGTTCGGGCACCCCGGTCGCGTCCTGGATGATGAACAAGGCCGACCTGCTGGTGGTGTTCGGCGCGTCATTCTCGAATCACACCGGCATATCGCCGTACAAGCCCATCGTCCAGGTCGATACCGACCCGCTGGCGCTGGGCCGATTCAACCCCGTGGCGGTGCCCGTGCTCGGCGACGTGGGCGTGACGGCGTCGGCCCTGACGCACCAGCTGCGCACCCATCCGGATCTGGTCGACCAAGGCCCGGAAGTCGCCGACCGATGGTCGGTGTGGCGCACCGAGAAAGCCCGCCGCGCCGCCAAGCACCCCGACGACCGGATCGCTGCAGCGACGGTCTTCGCCGAACTCAGCCACCTCGTCCCGGCCAACGCCGTGCTCACCGTGGACGTGGGCAACCATGCCTACTCGTTCGGGCGCTACTTCGAGACCAAAGACCAACAGTCCGTGCTGATGTCGGGCTATCTCGGGTCCATCGGCTTCGGCTTCCCGGCGGCGATGGGGGCCTGGGCCGCTGGCCCCGACCGCCCCATCATCGCCGTCACCGGCGACGGTGGCTTCGGCCAGTACCTCGCCGACTTCACCACGGCGGTCAAGTACGACATGAACATCACCCACATCCTGCTCAATAACGGTGAACTCGGCAAGATCACCCAGGAACAGCGCAGTTCCGAGTACGAGGTGTGGCAGACCTCGCTGCACAATCCAGACTTCGCCGCGTATGCGCGAGACTGCGGCGCCTACGGGATACAGGTCAGCAGCCCCGCCGAGTTGAACACCGCCATCGCAACGGCGCTCAGCCACCCCGGGCCGGCGCTGGTCGAGATCCTCACCGACGCGCGGTCGAGCTGA
- a CDS encoding ABC transporter permease yields the protein MTATAADPDRVRTGVRRQAPAVGARLTGTRSLLWLALRRDRTRLAIWTATLSLLVVYSPGALELAYPDEAQRIARIDLLKTPAAMMLGGPMFGINETDMGVMMATELTLTLIVATSILAVLTVIRHTRAQEEAGAAELVLASVVGRDARTAAALLLAAGVNLVLAVVMTTAMAASGFAPVDSAAMAVGVTACAMVFAALAAVTAQLWRQSRTATGAALAVLALAVLVRGVGDVIDNSGSALSWFSPIAWAQQLRPFADLRWWPLALSVALTGALAVLAAVLQNRRQYDAGTFASTGERPNARRVNGVLGLHLRLQRGQTVGWAIGLFLAGLCLGSLTNSMLEAAEGNELITRMLATQGTDGVYTTMTQFLAAAAGAYTVAAVLRLSSDERNGLAEPVLAGAVSRWRWLLTAVVSAALGSTVLMFAAGLGNGLGAALTLGEPATIVRLTLAGLAFVPALVAMAGLAALAVALRHTWIGWAAVTFVIAALYLGALLRLPQWLLDLSPVGRVTAPLDVSVVVLLSLTAIGAGLAVLAGYLYRNRDAT from the coding sequence ATGACCGCCACCGCGGCGGATCCGGACCGGGTTCGCACCGGGGTGCGCCGTCAGGCCCCCGCGGTCGGTGCCAGGCTCACCGGCACCCGGAGCCTGCTGTGGCTCGCGCTGCGCCGCGACCGCACCCGCCTCGCCATCTGGACCGCGACCCTGAGCCTGCTGGTGGTGTACTCGCCCGGAGCGTTGGAGTTGGCCTACCCCGATGAGGCCCAACGCATCGCGCGCATCGATCTGCTCAAGACGCCCGCGGCCATGATGCTGGGCGGGCCCATGTTCGGCATCAACGAGACCGACATGGGCGTCATGATGGCGACCGAGCTGACGCTGACCCTGATTGTCGCCACCTCGATCCTGGCGGTACTGACGGTGATCCGGCACACCCGCGCCCAGGAGGAAGCCGGGGCCGCCGAGCTGGTACTGGCCTCGGTCGTCGGGCGCGACGCGCGCACCGCCGCTGCGCTGCTGCTGGCGGCCGGGGTGAATCTGGTCCTCGCCGTGGTGATGACGACGGCGATGGCCGCGAGCGGCTTCGCCCCGGTGGACAGTGCCGCGATGGCGGTCGGCGTCACCGCGTGCGCGATGGTCTTCGCTGCGCTGGCGGCGGTAACCGCACAGCTGTGGCGGCAGTCGCGCACGGCGACCGGGGCCGCACTGGCGGTGCTGGCCCTTGCGGTGCTGGTGCGAGGCGTCGGCGATGTCATCGACAACTCCGGCAGCGCGCTGTCCTGGTTCTCCCCCATCGCCTGGGCGCAGCAGCTGCGTCCATTCGCGGACCTGCGGTGGTGGCCACTGGCCCTGTCGGTGGCGCTGACCGGCGCGCTCGCCGTCCTGGCGGCAGTGCTGCAGAACCGCCGCCAATACGATGCCGGCACCTTCGCGTCCACCGGCGAGCGTCCGAACGCCCGCCGCGTCAACGGGGTTCTCGGACTGCATCTGCGGTTGCAGCGCGGTCAGACCGTGGGCTGGGCGATCGGGCTGTTCCTGGCCGGGTTGTGCCTCGGCTCGCTGACCAACTCGATGCTTGAGGCGGCCGAGGGCAACGAGCTGATCACCCGGATGCTCGCGACCCAGGGCACCGACGGCGTCTACACCACGATGACCCAGTTCCTGGCCGCAGCAGCGGGCGCCTACACGGTGGCGGCCGTCCTGCGGCTCAGTTCCGATGAACGCAACGGGCTGGCCGAACCGGTGCTGGCCGGCGCGGTCTCGCGGTGGCGGTGGCTGCTGACCGCGGTCGTCTCGGCGGCACTGGGATCGACGGTGCTGATGTTCGCCGCCGGACTCGGCAACGGCCTGGGGGCCGCACTCACCCTCGGCGAGCCGGCCACCATCGTCCGGTTGACGCTGGCCGGACTGGCCTTCGTTCCCGCGCTGGTCGCGATGGCCGGTCTGGCCGCCCTGGCGGTGGCCCTGCGTCACACCTGGATCGGTTGGGCCGCAGTGACCTTCGTGATCGCGGCACTGTATCTCGGCGCGCTGCTGCGGTTGCCGCAGTGGCTCCTCGACCTGTCCCCGGTGGGCCGCGTCACCGCTCCCCTCGACGTCTCGGTCGTTGTCCTGTTGTCACTCACCGCAATCGGGGCCGGCCTGGCAGTACTCGCCGGATACCTCTACCGCAATCGGGACGCCACCTGA
- the sigE gene encoding RNA polymerase sigma factor SigE, whose translation MERGARLGGIELGNIPPHLDVAEGDALRATVRSHDEEDPTTAPLMAPTTMAHFEQDTAQWVETSEEPQGTAVFDATGDLATMPSWDELVRQHADRVYRLAYRLSGNQHDAEDLTQDTFIRVFRSVQNYQPGTFEGWLHRITTNLFLDMVRRRARIRMEALPEDYDRVPADDPNPEQIYHDARLNPDLQAALDSLPPEFRAAVVLCDIEGLSYEEIGATLDVKLGTVRSRIHRGRHAIRAYLAANQPAADPV comes from the coding sequence ATGGAACGCGGCGCACGTTTGGGCGGGATTGAACTCGGGAATATCCCCCCGCACCTCGATGTTGCCGAGGGGGACGCCTTGCGGGCCACGGTCCGCAGCCACGACGAGGAGGATCCGACGACCGCCCCATTGATGGCCCCGACCACCATGGCCCACTTCGAGCAGGACACTGCGCAGTGGGTGGAAACCAGCGAGGAACCGCAGGGCACGGCGGTGTTCGACGCCACCGGTGACCTGGCCACGATGCCGTCCTGGGATGAGTTGGTGCGCCAACACGCCGACCGGGTCTACCGGCTGGCCTACCGCCTCTCCGGCAATCAGCACGATGCCGAGGATCTCACCCAGGACACCTTCATCAGGGTGTTCCGCTCGGTGCAGAACTACCAGCCCGGAACCTTCGAGGGCTGGCTACACCGCATCACCACCAACCTCTTCCTGGACATGGTGCGACGCCGTGCCCGGATTCGGATGGAGGCATTGCCGGAGGACTACGACCGGGTGCCCGCCGACGACCCGAACCCCGAGCAGATCTACCACGACGCCCGCTTGAACCCCGACCTGCAGGCCGCGCTGGACTCGTTGCCGCCAGAGTTCCGCGCCGCGGTGGTGCTGTGCGACATCGAGGGGCTGTCCTACGAAGAGATCGGTGCGACGCTCGACGTCAAGCTCGGCACCGTGCGCAGCCGCATCCATCGTGGCCGGCACGCGATCCGCGCCTACCTGGCCGCCAATCAGCCGGCCGCCGACCCGGTCTGA